One region of Polynucleobacter sp. Adler-ghost genomic DNA includes:
- a CDS encoding tripartite tricarboxylate transporter substrate binding protein, with the protein MSNTLRRQMPIFLSALIFSSISSVASFNAAAQSIQNYPVKPIKLIAPVAAGGGLDNIARSLAEKMSKSIGQTIVVENIGGGGGTIASQSVAKATPDGYTLMVAYVGSHGTNPAVRKLPYDAIKDFTAIGMIGATPNALVINPELPIKNFKEFIDYAKKNPDKISYGSAGPGTLTHLGMEQLKLAAGISMVHVPYRGVGPAYTDLLAGQTQAMLPTLFAAMPYLNTNRVRGLAITGAKRNPAAPNIPTFKELGYNGFDGQQWYGIVGPANLPPAIVKKLNSELNKALALPDFSEKMTSEAMTLMPMSPQQFENYIKEDIARWVKVAKERSIELE; encoded by the coding sequence ATGTCTAATACCCTCCGTCGGCAAATGCCGATTTTTTTATCTGCCCTGATTTTTTCTAGCATCAGCTCAGTGGCTAGTTTTAATGCTGCAGCGCAATCAATACAAAACTATCCCGTTAAGCCAATTAAGTTGATTGCCCCAGTAGCAGCTGGAGGTGGTCTAGACAATATTGCCCGCTCGCTTGCTGAAAAAATGTCCAAGTCGATTGGTCAAACCATTGTTGTGGAAAATATTGGCGGAGGTGGAGGCACCATTGCCTCGCAATCAGTCGCAAAAGCAACTCCAGATGGCTACACCTTAATGGTTGCCTATGTTGGCTCGCACGGAACCAATCCAGCGGTTCGCAAGCTACCCTACGACGCCATAAAAGATTTCACGGCGATTGGCATGATAGGAGCAACACCAAATGCTCTGGTGATCAATCCCGAGTTACCGATCAAAAATTTTAAAGAATTTATTGATTACGCTAAGAAGAATCCAGACAAAATAAGTTACGGCTCAGCTGGCCCTGGGACCTTGACCCATTTAGGGATGGAGCAATTAAAACTGGCCGCAGGAATTTCTATGGTTCATGTCCCTTATCGTGGTGTAGGGCCAGCCTATACGGATTTGTTAGCAGGTCAAACTCAAGCAATGCTTCCAACCCTCTTTGCCGCCATGCCCTATTTAAATACCAATCGAGTTCGTGGCTTAGCTATCACTGGCGCTAAGCGTAATCCTGCTGCGCCCAACATTCCCACCTTTAAGGAGCTTGGCTACAACGGCTTTGATGGGCAGCAGTGGTATGGAATTGTTGGCCCTGCCAACCTTCCGCCCGCCATTGTTAAGAAACTCAACTCAGAACTCAATAAAGCATTGGCACTGCCGGATTTCTCGGAAAAAATGACCAGTGAGGCAATGACATTAATGCCAATGTCTCCACAACAATTTGAAAACTACATTAAAGAAGATATTGCTCGCTGGGTTAAGGTTGCTAAAGAGCGCAGCATTGAGTTGGAATAA
- a CDS encoding antibiotic biosynthesis monooxygenase, giving the protein MILEHCDIEIDPTKGAEFEEAILRGVNTVIAKAKGFRGFKVNHSIESPARYLLLIYWDTLDNHTVDFRGSDAFADWRAIVGPFFVKPPFVEHMTLVGKSN; this is encoded by the coding sequence ATGATTTTAGAGCACTGCGATATAGAAATTGACCCAACTAAGGGTGCTGAGTTTGAGGAGGCCATTTTGCGAGGTGTCAATACCGTCATCGCCAAGGCTAAGGGATTTCGTGGATTCAAGGTTAATCACAGCATTGAAAGTCCTGCTCGTTATTTATTGTTGATTTACTGGGATACCCTGGATAACCATACGGTCGACTTTAGGGGTTCTGATGCCTTTGCTGATTGGCGAGCTATTGTTGGACCATTCTTCGTAAAACCACCTTTTGTTGAGCACATGACTTTGGTGGGTAAATCAAACTAA
- the crcB gene encoding fluoride efflux transporter CrcB, whose amino-acid sequence MWLSIFAIFCGAGLGALLRAGFNLVTVSLASTLPLGTFISNMVGGYFVGIAVAFFGNNQSLSPEWKLFVITGFLGGLTTFSSFSAEVVGFMQRGEVSWALGTAFLHLVGSLGLTFLGILTYQALK is encoded by the coding sequence ATGTGGCTATCTATTTTTGCAATTTTTTGTGGTGCTGGTCTCGGTGCTTTACTAAGAGCGGGCTTTAATCTCGTAACAGTCAGCCTTGCCTCAACTCTGCCATTGGGAACGTTTATTTCTAATATGGTTGGCGGATATTTCGTCGGAATTGCCGTAGCCTTTTTTGGCAATAATCAAAGCCTCTCCCCCGAATGGAAGTTGTTCGTGATTACAGGTTTTCTGGGAGGTCTCACCACCTTCTCCAGCTTCTCTGCTGAAGTAGTCGGTTTTATGCAACGTGGTGAAGTCAGTTGGGCGCTAGGCACTGCGTTTTTACATTTAGTTGGTTCACTTGGCCTTACTTTTTTAGGTATCCTGACTTACCAAGCGCTGAAGTAA
- the ygiD gene encoding 4,5-DOPA dioxygenase extradiol — MTSHRQPAVFVGHGSPMYAIEPNRYTAAWANLGKSLKRPDAILVISAHWVTRGVWVTAMAKPKTIHDFGGFPQALFDIQYPAPGSPALADRVKELLDIPVVLEENEWGIDHGAWSVLTYLYPNADVPVVQLSLDGSMSASKHYELAKKLRPLRDENILILASGNVVHNLRTIHWEEGATPYPWAREFNDFFVSEMHANHHDNLIHWEQCGDAAHLSIPTPEHYWPALYALALQEQGEVPKILIDGVEMGSISMLTFSIQ, encoded by the coding sequence ATGACTAGCCATCGCCAACCCGCAGTATTTGTTGGTCATGGCAGTCCGATGTACGCCATTGAGCCCAATCGCTATACAGCCGCTTGGGCTAATCTTGGTAAATCACTTAAACGGCCAGATGCCATCTTAGTCATCTCGGCACATTGGGTAACACGCGGAGTGTGGGTTACTGCAATGGCTAAACCTAAAACTATTCATGACTTTGGGGGATTTCCGCAAGCCCTCTTTGATATTCAATATCCAGCACCCGGTAGTCCTGCACTGGCAGATCGCGTAAAAGAATTGTTGGATATCCCCGTTGTACTTGAAGAGAACGAGTGGGGTATTGATCATGGCGCCTGGTCTGTTCTGACATATCTCTATCCAAACGCAGATGTACCGGTGGTGCAATTGAGTCTAGATGGTTCCATGTCTGCGAGTAAGCATTACGAGCTTGCTAAAAAATTACGCCCTTTGCGTGACGAGAATATCTTGATTCTGGCAAGCGGTAATGTTGTACATAACTTGCGCACTATTCATTGGGAGGAGGGCGCAACACCTTATCCATGGGCTAGAGAGTTCAATGATTTTTTTGTTTCGGAGATGCATGCAAACCATCACGACAATTTAATTCATTGGGAGCAGTGCGGTGATGCCGCGCATTTATCTATCCCAACGCCTGAACACTATTGGCCAGCGTTGTATGCACTTGCTCTTCAAGAGCAAGGTGAGGTCCCTAAGATATTAATTGATGGAGTAGAAATGGGCTCCATTAGCATGCTCACTTTCTCAATCCAATAA
- a CDS encoding MmgE/PrpD family protein: MSHAIQAAADLNAPPVTKILAEFVTSHTSQGWSAEVDHEAHRTFLNWLGCAIGAANHESVESSLAAIREFQPASQASILGRKDRVDMGGAALINGISSHTFDFDDTHLKTVIHPAGPVASAILALGEHTNVTGRQIIDSLVLGIDVACRIGNAMYPDHYHRGWHITGSTGMLGSAAACSRLMGLDTQKTTMALGIAASQPVGMREQFGTMTKPFHPGGAARAGQLSALLAKHGFTASPKALEAGRGYMQTVSTKCDWSEIDRELGKSFEISLNTYKPFACGIVIHPAIDACAQLKAQGVKAEEVERIELRVHPLVLELTGKKTPQDGLEGKFSVYHGCAVGLIFGQAGEGEYADDIVNRPDVVALRAKVNATTDTSISEASVDVKAILKDGREVHIFIKNAIGSVENPMSDLNLEQKFSSLTEPVIGKEKTGQLIAALWNLGSAPDLKKILSLCTPD; this comes from the coding sequence ATGTCCCACGCCATCCAAGCAGCAGCCGATCTGAATGCACCACCAGTCACTAAAATATTAGCTGAGTTTGTTACTTCACACACTAGTCAAGGCTGGAGTGCTGAGGTAGACCATGAGGCACATCGCACCTTTTTAAATTGGCTTGGATGCGCAATTGGCGCAGCTAATCATGAGAGCGTTGAATCCTCATTAGCTGCTATCCGTGAATTTCAACCAGCATCTCAGGCGAGTATTCTTGGCCGAAAGGATCGTGTTGACATGGGTGGCGCAGCTCTCATCAATGGCATTAGCTCACATACTTTTGACTTTGATGACACACACCTGAAAACAGTGATTCACCCGGCAGGGCCTGTTGCTTCTGCCATTCTGGCTTTGGGTGAACATACTAATGTCACAGGCCGTCAAATAATTGATTCACTCGTTTTAGGAATTGATGTTGCTTGCCGCATTGGTAATGCCATGTACCCAGATCACTACCATCGTGGCTGGCATATCACTGGTTCCACTGGCATGCTGGGTTCTGCTGCAGCTTGCTCACGCCTCATGGGACTAGACACCCAAAAAACAACTATGGCATTAGGCATCGCAGCATCACAGCCGGTGGGTATGCGCGAGCAGTTTGGCACCATGACAAAACCCTTTCATCCGGGGGGTGCGGCACGTGCAGGACAACTTTCTGCCTTATTGGCCAAGCATGGCTTTACTGCTAGCCCTAAAGCTCTAGAAGCGGGCCGCGGTTATATGCAAACCGTTTCAACTAAATGCGACTGGTCAGAGATTGATCGAGAGCTTGGAAAATCATTTGAGATTTCATTAAATACTTACAAACCATTCGCCTGTGGAATTGTGATCCATCCGGCCATTGACGCATGCGCGCAACTCAAAGCACAAGGCGTTAAAGCAGAAGAAGTTGAACGCATTGAATTACGCGTCCACCCTCTCGTTCTTGAATTAACTGGTAAGAAAACACCTCAAGATGGTCTTGAAGGTAAATTCAGCGTCTACCATGGCTGTGCCGTAGGCTTAATTTTCGGTCAAGCAGGTGAAGGTGAGTACGCCGATGATATTGTCAATCGCCCTGATGTAGTCGCCTTGCGCGCCAAAGTAAACGCCACAACTGATACCTCTATCAGCGAGGCATCGGTGGACGTCAAAGCGATTCTGAAGGACGGTAGGGAAGTTCACATCTTCATTAAAAATGCAATTGGATCTGTTGAGAACCCAATGAGCGACCTTAATTTAGAACAAAAGTTCTCTAGCTTGACTGAGCCAGTAATTGGCAAGGAAAAAACTGGTCAACTCATTGCAGCATTATGGAATCTAGGAAGTGCGCCTGATCTCAAGAAAATATTGAGTCTTTGCACTCCCGACTAA
- a CDS encoding chromate transporter: MKTLTPTELFITFSKIGMSGFGGVLPWARRTLVEQDKVLSSEEFSAILGICQIVPGPNILNLAVCIGSRLCGAKGAFAAALGLTLGPICIVMLLAVLYQHYSNLESVQGLLRGISAVGVGLIASTGIKMLRDEFKYPTMLLVVALTVTAASYFHLGLGWVVLLISPLALLLAFKKARK; encoded by the coding sequence TTGAAAACACTCACTCCAACAGAATTATTTATTACCTTTAGCAAGATCGGTATGTCTGGTTTTGGTGGGGTCCTACCTTGGGCTCGCCGCACTCTGGTAGAGCAAGACAAGGTGCTTAGCTCAGAAGAGTTCAGCGCCATTCTTGGAATATGCCAAATTGTTCCAGGGCCCAATATTCTGAATCTTGCCGTCTGCATTGGCTCACGTCTTTGTGGGGCTAAGGGCGCCTTTGCCGCAGCGCTTGGCCTGACTCTTGGGCCTATCTGCATTGTGATGTTGCTAGCAGTCTTGTATCAGCATTACAGCAATTTAGAAAGTGTTCAAGGCCTACTTAGAGGCATCTCTGCAGTGGGTGTGGGATTAATTGCCTCTACGGGCATCAAAATGTTGCGTGATGAGTTTAAATACCCCACCATGCTTTTGGTCGTAGCCCTGACAGTGACTGCCGCAAGTTACTTCCATCTAGGCCTTGGCTGGGTTGTTCTCCTTATATCTCCGCTTGCTTTGCTATTAGCCTTCAAGAAGGCTCGTAAGTGA
- a CDS encoding sulfurtransferase: MKPILNIAAYLFVSLDNLTELSAKILDECNSSELKGTILLTGEGINMFLAGSEPKLRGFLNDLRQDPRFASLQTKDSWSETQPFKKMLVKIKNEIIRMNHPAIRPEEGRANFITPKKLQEWLDRGTDDLGRPVVMVDTRNAFEVEYGTFENALHFNIEKFTEFPDAISAHKDELADKTLVSFCTGGIRCEKSGLYMREIGMQHSYQLEGGILKYFEEVGSAHYTGSCFVFDEREALEPNLDTIPLERSIRKKQIA, encoded by the coding sequence ATGAAACCAATTTTGAACATAGCTGCCTACTTATTTGTCAGTCTAGACAATTTAACTGAGCTAAGCGCCAAGATCTTAGATGAGTGCAATTCTAGCGAGTTAAAGGGCACCATTCTCTTAACTGGCGAAGGCATCAATATGTTTTTAGCTGGTAGTGAACCTAAATTGCGTGGCTTTCTAAATGACTTGCGCCAGGATCCACGCTTCGCATCCCTACAAACTAAAGATAGTTGGTCCGAAACGCAGCCCTTTAAGAAGATGCTGGTCAAAATTAAGAATGAAATTATTCGGATGAATCATCCGGCGATTCGTCCGGAAGAGGGGCGCGCAAACTTCATCACACCAAAAAAATTACAAGAGTGGCTTGATCGCGGGACAGATGACTTAGGTCGTCCTGTCGTCATGGTGGATACACGCAATGCTTTTGAGGTCGAGTATGGAACTTTTGAAAATGCACTGCATTTCAATATCGAGAAGTTTACAGAATTTCCTGATGCCATTTCGGCTCATAAAGACGAGCTAGCTGATAAAACTTTGGTGAGCTTTTGTACCGGCGGCATTCGTTGTGAAAAGTCTGGGCTCTACATGCGCGAAATTGGCATGCAACACAGCTATCAGCTAGAGGGTGGCATCCTCAAGTACTTTGAAGAGGTTGGCTCTGCACACTATACCGGCAGCTGCTTCGTATTTGATGAGCGGGAAGCGCTAGAACCTAATCTAGACACCATCCCACTTGAGCGCTCAATCCGAAAAAAACAAATCGCTTAA
- a CDS encoding tripartite tricarboxylate transporter substrate binding protein has translation MKLSSLLRTLLHTSISGLALSLALTAQAQNTYPNKSINLVVPYGAGGSADSRSRQLAQKMSVILKQAIVIDNKPGAGGNIGTEFVARSAPDGYTIGMGNFAPMAVNKTLFGNLRYDPETALTPIILIEKGPLILVVNPNSPYKTIQDIVTAAKAKPGTLTFSSGGIGGSHQLSAELFMQNAGIQMIHVPYKSGSAALTDLMAGNVDMMFDQMYSAVPNIRADKLRPIAITSKKRSPLFPSVPSFAELAYPKVEVLNWQGFIAPAGTPKSIIDTLNKAANEALKDPQLRELMLSQGNEIGGGSPADFAALIKSEAAKWSAVVKAGNIKPE, from the coding sequence ATGAAACTCTCTTCACTTCTTCGTACCTTACTTCATACTTCAATCTCTGGCTTAGCGCTGTCGTTAGCGCTGACTGCGCAGGCTCAAAACACATACCCTAACAAATCTATTAATTTAGTAGTGCCTTATGGTGCAGGCGGCAGCGCAGATTCTCGGAGCAGACAACTGGCCCAGAAAATGAGTGTCATTCTGAAGCAAGCCATTGTGATTGATAACAAGCCAGGTGCTGGTGGCAATATCGGCACTGAGTTTGTTGCAAGATCCGCCCCAGATGGCTACACCATTGGTATGGGAAACTTTGCCCCAATGGCGGTAAACAAAACGCTTTTCGGAAATTTACGCTACGACCCAGAAACCGCTCTTACCCCCATCATCCTGATAGAAAAGGGTCCTCTAATCCTGGTAGTAAACCCAAATTCGCCATACAAAACCATTCAAGATATTGTTACAGCAGCTAAGGCAAAACCAGGAACCCTGACATTTTCTTCAGGAGGAATCGGCGGCAGCCATCAACTCTCCGCTGAGCTATTTATGCAAAATGCCGGCATTCAAATGATTCATGTACCTTACAAGAGTGGTTCTGCTGCGTTGACTGATTTGATGGCAGGCAACGTCGACATGATGTTTGATCAAATGTACTCTGCAGTCCCCAACATCAGGGCAGATAAACTGCGTCCTATCGCCATCACCAGCAAAAAGAGATCGCCACTCTTTCCGAGCGTGCCTAGTTTTGCAGAGCTTGCTTACCCTAAGGTGGAAGTACTCAATTGGCAAGGATTTATTGCACCTGCTGGCACACCTAAATCGATTATCGACACATTAAATAAAGCTGCTAATGAGGCGCTGAAAGATCCACAGCTTAGAGAGTTAATGCTCTCTCAAGGAAATGAAATTGGTGGTGGTAGCCCTGCTGATTTTGCAGCCCTCATTAAATCAGAGGCTGCAAAATGGAGTGCCGTAGTCAAGGCTGGAAATATTAAACCCGAGTAA
- a CDS encoding D-2-hydroxyacid dehydrogenase family protein, whose amino-acid sequence MAKQPNIVILGDYERALRRFSQWDRIEQNSNLIIHHEPLRDEALYEAVKDADVIAIVRDRSPFNEAMIARLPKLKLLMFTGKRNGTLDSAALLSRNIPIACTPGGPSKETTAELTWALILGASKQLVRQNNLVSTGGWRDELSVLPMLSGERLGVIGLGAIGSAVARVGKAFGMEIVTWSPNMTPERAAIENATSVSLDELLRTSKVVTMHLVAGPGTKGIISADQLALMRPDSLLVNTSRSALINMPDLCAALKKGCPGQAAIDVFDIEPLPSHDPLRSTPNLLATPHLGFIAEPVFKMFSQGITETLEAWLDQKPVPHPYQP is encoded by the coding sequence ATGGCCAAGCAACCGAATATCGTCATCTTAGGAGATTACGAGCGCGCCCTGCGTCGCTTCTCTCAATGGGATCGCATAGAGCAAAATTCAAACCTCATAATCCATCACGAGCCGTTGCGAGATGAGGCCTTATATGAGGCAGTCAAAGACGCTGATGTGATTGCTATCGTGCGCGACCGATCCCCCTTTAACGAAGCCATGATTGCAAGGTTGCCAAAGCTCAAATTATTGATGTTCACAGGCAAGAGAAATGGCACGCTAGATAGCGCCGCCCTTCTTTCTCGTAATATTCCGATTGCCTGCACGCCAGGAGGTCCTTCGAAAGAGACTACTGCCGAGTTAACCTGGGCATTAATTTTGGGCGCTTCAAAACAATTGGTTCGCCAAAATAATCTAGTGAGCACTGGTGGCTGGCGCGATGAACTCTCCGTTCTGCCCATGCTCTCCGGCGAGCGTTTGGGCGTTATTGGTCTTGGTGCTATCGGCAGTGCTGTTGCTCGCGTTGGTAAGGCATTCGGTATGGAGATTGTTACTTGGAGTCCGAACATGACCCCAGAACGCGCTGCAATTGAAAATGCAACTTCAGTTAGTCTGGATGAATTACTACGCACATCAAAAGTAGTTACGATGCACTTAGTAGCGGGTCCAGGCACCAAAGGAATCATCAGCGCTGATCAACTTGCTTTAATGCGCCCGGACTCCCTTCTAGTCAATACCTCGCGCTCTGCATTAATTAATATGCCCGACTTATGCGCTGCTCTCAAAAAAGGTTGCCCCGGCCAGGCTGCTATCGACGTATTTGATATTGAACCACTACCATCTCACGATCCCTTACGCAGCACCCCAAATTTATTAGCAACGCCCCACCTGGGCTTTATTGCGGAGCCTGTATTTAAAATGTTCTCGCAAGGGATTACTGAAACTCTGGAAGCATGGTTGGATCAAAAACCAGTACCCCATCCATATCAGCCTTAA
- a CDS encoding chromate transporter codes for MSILLSLFLKLSAFSLIAFGGINALLPSLLELSVYQERWIDLQTFADYFAIAQAAPGPNFMTVTLIGWHVGGVLGALLATLAIAWPSSILVYFVQRLILGMNDEQRKKAIQYAAAALAIGLVLSSAWQIALQINHSYAAYGLTLLTIGLTVFTRWHPLYLIALGAALGIMGLI; via the coding sequence ATGAGCATACTTCTCAGTCTATTTTTAAAGCTTTCTGCTTTTTCTCTGATTGCCTTCGGCGGAATCAATGCGCTACTTCCCAGCCTCTTGGAGCTATCGGTTTATCAAGAGCGGTGGATTGACCTACAAACTTTTGCTGATTACTTTGCAATTGCGCAAGCTGCTCCTGGCCCGAATTTCATGACGGTCACCCTGATCGGTTGGCATGTTGGAGGAGTCCTGGGAGCACTACTAGCCACCTTGGCTATTGCGTGGCCATCATCTATTTTGGTGTACTTTGTACAGCGGCTGATTCTGGGTATGAATGATGAGCAAAGAAAGAAGGCAATTCAGTATGCTGCTGCCGCACTGGCAATTGGCTTAGTGCTTTCTTCTGCGTGGCAGATTGCACTGCAAATCAATCATAGCTATGCTGCATATGGATTGACTCTACTCACTATTGGATTGACGGTATTTACCCGCTGGCATCCTTTATATTTGATCGCACTGGGCGCAGCCCTCGGAATCATGGGATTGATATGA